A window of Primulina tabacum isolate GXHZ01 chromosome 4, ASM2559414v2, whole genome shotgun sequence contains these coding sequences:
- the LOC142541932 gene encoding uncharacterized protein LOC142541932, with protein MQGRGPNLRLVYERFRRMSPKEFSRTTDLMITEGWIKSIEVIFDLMELTDADRVRCSTFLLSRDARLWWDSAFVSVNLQTLSWNGFKEIFYSKYFTEEVRSRLTREFVTLRQGDNSVAEFVRKFERGCHFVPLIANDVQGKLRHFMDGFRPILRHDVRVAGLTTYAIAVSRALAAEQDQRDIDNDRQGKRPYQAPQQPQ; from the coding sequence ATGCAAGGGCGAGGCCCCAACCTGAGGCTGGTGTATGAAAGATTCAGGAGGAtgagtccgaaggagttttcgcGTACCACTGACCTGATGATAActgagggatggatcaagtcCATCGAAGTAATCTTTGATTTAATGGAGCTGACCGATGCAGACAGGGTCAGGTGCTCTACGTTTCTTCTGTCAAGGGACGCCAGACTTTGGTGGGATAGTGCGTTCGTGTCAGTAaacttgcagacactatcatggAATGGCTTCAAGGAgatcttttactccaagtacttcactgaagaagtacgatccaggtTAACCCGGGAATTCGTGACGCTGCGACAGGGTGACAATAGTGTTGCAGAATTTgttaggaagtttgagagggggtgtcacttcgtaCCCCTCATCGCGAATGATGTCCAGggaaagttgaggcatttcatggatggttttcggccgatcttgcgccatgACGTCCGAGTTGCTGGTCTTACAACTTATGCaattgccgtgtctagagctttggcggcagaacaggATCAGCGGGATATCGATaacgacaggcagggcaagaggccctatcaggccccACAGCAACCACAGTAG